A segment of the Cellvibrio sp. KY-YJ-3 genome:
GCAGATAGGCAGCAATAGCCGACAGGATTCCAATCCCAAGCAATTGAACTACGAGCAATTCCCAAAAAAAGAGCACCGGGAAATTCGCTGAGTTTTCTTTTGCCCAATCGGCAATTGAACCCGGCAGCACAATTGCTGCTGTATGACCGAGAATAAAGTAAGCCGCAACATAAAAAACAATCGCGCCCAACACGGCGCCAGCGAAAATGCTTTTAACTTTTGCGTTCATGAAGACCTCCATTTCGTTTACGGTTTAAACCGTTGGTTTTCCATCTTTGATTTCGTTTAAACGTTTGATAAGTTCCGGATCTTTGTTTATTAGCCCATCAATAATTTCACTGCATTTATGAAGCTGAGTATCACCCAGATAATTACTGAGACTAACAAAACAAAAAATAATCCCCAGCGCAAGTGAATATACAGCATTGAGTTCGGGCATAAATTGAAAATACGAATTGCAGAGTGCAGTTATTGCAACTACAGCATAGACATATACGTTTATTTTTAGGCTTCTTTTAAGCGAAGCCACAAACTTAAGCTCTTTATTCGTCACAAAAACCTCCTGTATTTTTAGCCGCTATTGTGTGTGTGGGGGGGGCAATATAGCGGCTGACTAAACCACCCCACCACAATTTCCAGCACCGAATTACTCCGTCTTCGCCGGTGGCACATAGCCTTCAGCTTCATCCACTTTATCGCCAGACAAAAACTTTTCCATTTGTTCGGTTAAATATACTTTGGTGCCCATGTCCATTACGTTTAGCCGTTTTTCGTTGATGAGCAAGGTTTGGTGGGCCATCCAT
Coding sequences within it:
- a CDS encoding oxidative damage protection protein — its product is MARMVFCRKYKTEMEGLDMPPYPGAKGMDLFNNISKQAWQEWMAHQTLLINEKRLNVMDMGTKVYLTEQMEKFLSGDKVDEAEGYVPPAKTE